A part of Solenopsis invicta isolate M01_SB chromosome 2, UNIL_Sinv_3.0, whole genome shotgun sequence genomic DNA contains:
- the LOC105197490 gene encoding vesicular acetylcholine transporter isoform X3 produces the protein MTTIPILNMEFGELKEIVWTKLQEPKAQRKLILVIVSVALLLDNMLYMVIVPIIPDYLKYVGAFGTDEEVVMVNTTGPPGHHGQDSATGVLFASKAIVQLMVNPFSGALIDRIGYDIPMMIGLCIMFLSTSVFACGKSYSVLFFARSLQGVGSAFADTAGLAMIADRFTEESERSKALGIALAFISFGCLVAPPFGGALYQFAGKEVPFLILAFVSLADGFMLLLVMKPIKEQLRDRNMHETKSTIPIWRLLMDPYIAVCAGALMMSNVALAFLEPTISLWMEDTMTHDNWKIGMIWLPAFFPHVVGVVITVKMAKQYPQYQWLMAAGGLALEGLCCFIIPFCSSYQVLMIPLCGICFGIALIDTALLPTLGYLVDVRYVSVYGSIYAIADISYSVAYAVGPIIAGGVVEAIGFTALNVGIAFSNLLYAPVLYYLRHIYDFKPFQDEANILMQDPPDKEYQTYVLQEQRPITGEIGNHLNQTRMETNIDQGYDQSYQTAGQVSYDQRAGGYGAQSYNQPAHEQQPVYNQPAGYGQPGDYNQQRNYAAERQDQRGAQGDVNPFRRPDAADQRPAGNSNPFRQGMY, from the coding sequence ATGACGACGATACCGATACTCAACATGGAGTTCGGCGAGCTCAAGGAGATCGTCTGGACGAAGCTGCAGGAGCCGAAGGCTCAGCGCAAGCTGATTCTGGTCATCGTTTCTGTGGCGCTGCTACTGGACAACATGCTGTACATGGTGATAGTACCGATTATTCCCGATTACCTTAAATACGTTGGCGCGTTTGGAACGGACGAGGAAGTGGTCATGGTCAACACCACCGGTCCGCCCGGTCATCATGGCCAGGACTCTGCCACGGGGGTGCTATTCGCGTCAAAGGCGATCGTGCAATTGATGGTGAATCCGTTCTCCGGCGCGCTGATCGATCGGATCGGCTACGACATCCCCATGATGATCGGTCTCTGCATCATGTTTCTCTCGACCAGTGTGTTCGCGTGCGGCAAGAGCTACAGCGTGTTGTTCTTCGCGAGGAGCTTGCAGGGTGTCGGCTCCGCGTTCGCCGATACCGCCGGCCTCGCCATGATCGCCGATCGCTTCACGGAGGAGTCGGAACGCTCGAAGGCGCTCGGCATCGCCCTGGCGTTCATCAGTTTTGGCTGCCTGGTCGCGCCGCCGTTCGGAGGTGCTCTTTACCAGTTCGCCGGTAAGGAGGTGCCGTTCCTCATTCTGGCGTTCGTCAGCCTGGCGGACGGCTTTATGTTATTGCTAGTGATGAAGCCGATCAAGGAACAACTGCGCGATCGTAATATGCACGAGACCAAATCGACAATACCGATCTGGCGGCTGCTGATGGATCCGTACATCGCCGTGTGCGCGGGCGCCCTGATGATGTCCAACGTCGCGCTCGCCTTCCTCGAACCGACGATCTCGCTGTGGATGGAGGACACGATGACGCACGACAACTGGAAGATCGGTATGATTTGGTTGCCGGCCTTTTTCCCGCACGTGGTCGGCGTTGTGATCACCGTAAAGATGGCTAAACAGTATCCGCAATATCAGTGGCTGATGGCGGCCGGTGGCCTCGCGCTCGAAGGTCTCTGCTGCTTCATCATACCCTTCTGTAGCTCGTACCAGGTGTTGATGATACCGCTGTGCGGTATCTGCTTCGGTATCGCGCTCATCGACACCGCGCTACTGCCCACGCTGGGCTACCTGGTGGACGTTAGGTACGTGTCGGTGTACGGCAGCATTTACGCGATCGCCGACATCTCGTACAGCGTGGCGTACGCGGTGGGTCCGATCATAGCCGGCGGCGTCGTCGAAGCGATCGGTTTTACCGCCCTGAACGTCGGCATCGCCTTCTCGAATCTGCTTTACGCGCCAGTCCTCTACTACTTGCGTCACATCTACGACTTCAAACCGTTCCAGGACGAGGCAAATATACTGATGCAGGATCCGCCCGACAAGGAGTATCAGACGTACGTGCTGCAGGAGCAGCGACCAATCACCGGCGAAATCGGCAACCATCTGAATCAGACGCGTATGGAGACGAATATCGATCAGGGTTATGATCAGAGCTATCAAACGGCAGGCCAGGTCAGTTACGATCAACGTGCTGGCGGTTACGGCGCGCAGAGCTACAATCAGCCCGCTCATGAGCAACAGCCGGTTTACAATCAACCGGCTGGCTACGGTCAACCCGGCGACTACAACCAGCAGAGGAATTACGCAGCCGAGCGCCAGGATCAGCGAGGTGCTCAGGGCGACGTGAACCCCTTCAGGAGGCCGGATGCGGCGGATCAGCGGCCGGCTGGGAACAGCAATCCCTTCAGGCAAGGGATGTATTAG